A region of the Hydra vulgaris chromosome 12, alternate assembly HydraT2T_AEP genome:
AATGCTTCTGCGAATTTTAGTGCCTTTTCTTTTAGTATGGTACTATCAATTGGTACTTGTTGACTTCTTTTTGCAACGAACCACGTGTATATGGCCTTgtctacatttttgaaattaccaCTACGAATTTTCTTCCGTTTAGATTTTGTGCCATTTTTTTCCAAGAAGGTTaataatttggttttatttttaatccaggTTGATAATGTGTTCTTTGGGACTCCATACTTTTTGGCAACCTCTTTGTTAGACATCCCAGTCTATAGGTCTTTTAATGCCttgcatttttctattatagatTTGTTCGTGAGTTTTCGTTTAACGAGCGGCATGTTGCTGCGTTtgacaaaaagaataaattatatattaaaggaaaacttttcagaaattcgattcttaaaaaaaatcgaatttaaaaatcgaattaaaaaattttttttttcgaaaattggatttttaaaaaatgaaatgttattaaaacatttgttgaaaaaaatgacaAGTTTGAGATAACGAGAGAAAATTGCCCTGTGGACCGAAAATATTGTTCGAGATACCAAAAAGTTCGAGATAATAAggttcgagatatcgagaggATTTTAGCCTAAACTAGTACATTATGTCCATGGGACCGCTAAAAAAGTTCGAGATACTCaaaagttcgagatatcaagtattcgagatatcgagagtcGAATGTATACTCTTAATTAAATCCTCTAGCTAATGGGCGTTTCACATAATTTTCACCATAATATGTTAAAAGTTGTTGTCAGGGTTATTATCATCATTCTGCACCATCTATCTACACCATACCATCACCATGATACTACATGCTTtgatcataaaaaacaaatcaaaagcTTTGTCTTTCATAAGCAGTGACAGAtcaagcattttttggtgtttgagcaaattccaaacatttgtatgtttatatttatgccaaacaataatgctttgcaaaaaattgcgatgactACTGCACCCCCACCCCCACCCAAAATGTGagggcaacaagttgataaaataatttttgtactgTTCTTAACtaacttatattcatcaataaattttaagtttcatagtactATCTCTCAgctttcaaaaattatgaccatataaaaacTCTCCttaatttgagggggttacaataTTGCAGTTATcttaaacaccaaaaaataCTGGATCCAACACTGTTcacaacaaaaatttacttaaagatATTTAGATATCTCTTTATAGATATAAAGAGATATCTAAATATctttaagtaaataaacaagtataaaaacttgCATGTAACTATAAacacaataaatttattgtaataatacTTGCAAtatcattaaacttttatttaaatgcaatagaagttataagtaataaattttgtaaaaatttcctACAATATGAATGCAggttttatgataattttagcAAAGATGTTTGCAACTTAAATACAAGATTATAACAATGCAATTATAACAAAGATTAGTATCTGCAACTAAAATAATCTTTGTTGATTAAcagaagcaaattttttaattttcttatgaGTTTAACCTATTATAATTATTAGATCAGTAAACAATGAgaaattttttcctttatttgattttgttaattttttaaacacattttatctaattaaaataaaataaaatccatcCTGTTTACCTCTGGTGAAAGAGACTCTTTTATTTCAGAAGAAAAAACAAGCGGATGAGAAAGTAATTCTTTTTCCAAGCCTTTTAACCTTTCTCTATTTTTGTAAGTGCGCGCAAGAGACCTtgtgagaaatttaaaaaaaaaaaacattataaaagatTAACATTACAAAAGATGAACatattacatatacatatatatttataatatttattatatctgcatatacatacatacatacatacatacatacatacatacatacatacatacatacatacatacatacatacatacatacatacatacatacatacatacatacatacatacatacatacatacatacatacatacatacatacatacatacatacatatacaaagCAAAGAAATTCCATCATGATCAAAACTTCAAGGGTAAAGTTTTATTCAAAGTGTAATGTAAAAAGATTAGATTATGTACAAAAATGAGAAGAACCAGAAAGATGAATCATAAGTTTTCCCTATTGTGCAAAACACAATAAGATTCTGATTGTGGTGAAATGTGTGATTCAAGGTTTGGAATcagtgtataattttttatattgtctaCAGTTGTTGCCTTATTAAAAGTCAAACCAAAGTTccctatatattttttcagcaTTACTATAAATTGTTGgcaagtaaaatttatattgtaaatccAATCAAATTTAACTACATtaccataaaaaataaacaagttgcTTTTTATGAGAgtcttttgaagtttttatttggaAAAGTATCACAGGATTTGAAGActgtaaaaattatacaatataaaatactgttattaactttttatacttttttattacttaaatataaGTAAACAGTATACTAAAATAATACTTACTTTGAATATACAGCATcgtctttattgaaatatttaggTGTTTtggaaactaatttttttttcgacttTGTTATAATTTGAATCTCACTTGgctacaaaattaataaaaacaatcaacatCTGCCATGAATAATTTTGCAAgcaattatataaaacttaacttcttaataactttattctgaccttttttcaaatttaacaacTCAGTCAACAGAAAAAtagatacaaaatatttgtattgtttattttcaattacCTCAGTTTTATTGTAGTCACTATCTACTGTTGGGCCATCATTAACTAAATCTTCTTTAACAAACGCCCATGATTTTGTTGACAGatgttttttcttatatttagcATTAAGGCGCTCACAATACctttaaatagtaaatgtaattaattttgaaaatctatGTTACTTTTGGcaagcaatattttaaaataatatactatattttatttcattaatacttatatattaatatattcaaAACTAGCATAAATGTTAGTTttgaatgtatttttaattacatcattaaattaaatatttaataaatttattaagtatcTGATTTAACAATGTACAGTGcaaaacaaaattgcaaaattaatttcttcagtgattatttttaacaaaaacttaaataattttaaatgaattcgatataaattaaaataaaataaaaatatgcaataactttcaatcataaaaaaattttaataataaaaatttttaaatgtaaaattttttttagttatttaatagaTTATGTTTATAGTATATgcaatttcaaatattatttttgaaattttttcatcaaaataacTCATTTTCCCTAAGGTTGTTTTAGATCTTGACTTctgaatgtaaataaaaatttttatcatattctTATTTCTACTTTTCCCTGATACTCATGAAACTCATCTTAATACTAAGAttcttttgtgattttctttgtgatggtctACAGACTATGTGATTGTGATGGTTTACAGACTATGTGATTGCGATGGTCTACAGACTTTGTGATTGCAATGGTCTACAGCTTTATACTTACTGCTTAACTAGCATAACTTTTTTcctttctataaaaattatttgaattcaaATAGGTATGAAAGCCATcgtaaaagttctttttttgaCTTTGATATAACATCTGCTCATAACACGatgcatttcaaattttttttaaagtttcttttttcagaATTTACTTCTATATACTAAAAGCTATTTAAGATGTCTTAGTCTGGTCTTATCtaactttatctttatttttaacttacttaattttatttaaaaatttaaaaactttatagatTATTTTAACCTATTCAACTATCTTCCAATAAGCATTTGCAGTATTACAAGATATAAATAGGtatgatttttgcatttttaatctTACAGctagcaaaatgttttattttgttttaacgcTAAAAGTGAAAGATTAAAACATCGGTTAAACAGGACTGGGTATGAATTGTTAAAATGCATACCCAGTCCTGTTTAACCGTAggtaaagtataaaaaaattacacttaccTACATTCCTTGATTTGTCTGGTCTCTGATCCTAGATTGTGTTCCATTTCTCctttttctcccttaggtggttctgaccatgcaataacctctttaaatctttcatcTCGTACTTCATTTTTGGACTCACTCTACCATCACACTTCTTACTACTATCCTAGAGCTGATTGGGACTCTTTTCCTGATTTTCTCTTTTCCCTCTTAGCTGAATAATGCGCCTCCTATGTAACCTCCTGGACTCAGGCAGGAATGGAtgcttttattacaaaaattaatcctttttttcatctttatcaaaagaacaactcttgagaacaaacagctatttaatattgcaagaaatcaatgtaaaaaggtgctgtcagatgctaagctccattattctcagttcactaaatctcgtatcttatctcagaagttaggctctagagacttttggaaaatcttcaacagcgttGTTAACAAAGGAAGGTCTAACATTCCATTTCTAATTTATGgaactgatcttattacctctcccaaggataaggctgaactatttgcaaagaacttctCCTCTAATTTAACTCTCCaatcttatggccattctcttcctaccattccaattaaacaggttaacccattgttagacatttaaATCACTCTAGCTTCCATTGCTAAAATCACATCTCGATTAAACTATTCTacggcttgtggtccagacaacattcctctCACAGccttacaaaattgttctccagaactctcttcaattttctctaaactCTTTAAGTGTTTGACTGAATCCTGTTTTcttgcctgctggaaaatggcatatGTTGTTCCAATTTTCGAAAACTCAGGTgaacattctgacccctccaattatcatccaatcagtcttctttctgctATTAGCAACGTCGTTGAttttttgatcaacaaatttctctCATCCattcttgagtcaaataacttgctgtcagacaatcaatacggttttcgatcctctaaCTGTTcagctgacttgctaactgctgtgactgaaagattttattgtgcaataTATGGAGACAGAGAAGCTAGGCCTATttctcttgacatatctaaggctttcaacaaagtttggcatgttggtcttctttatatcttgttttaaatggtgtatctgggaaaatttttgagattatcaaatcgtttctttctaaccgcttcattaaagtcatccttaaggaccaatactcttttttttttccactaacatctggggtacctcaagatTCTttccttggtcctgttttgttttttatctacgTTAATAATCTTCCCAACAACCTTACATCTCAGGTAGCTCTTTTTGCTAATGACTCAACTTAATAGTCCTGaattgacaaaaagtctttttttatcaattgcttagaacaggcagcccaTCTTGAATTTGACCTCACTTGTGCAACTGATtagggctcacagtggcttgtaaatttcaactccaacaaaacttagtgatttactgcaaacaactatcgcagtactgtcaacattcctatattgatgaaagGCAACCCTCTCACTAAGTCTtcttctttatgtcttcttggattatcatttactatTAACTTTTCATGGaaatcatatatacaatcgatttctaaattagcatctgctaaggttgcctctctttattgtgcttgccattttctctctcctgattccattctctacctctacaaatctcttatttgtccctgtatggaatactgttgtcatatttaggctggttcttttaataatgctctttctcttcttgacaagattcaaaaacgcattgtaaaagTAGTTGGACCCCgcctatctgctaagcttgattCTCTTTCCCATTGtttgggaaagaggctcaaagTTGTTAAGTTacatctttttctcttttctacaaatactatcatggctGCTGCTTAAAGAAGCtttcatctctagttccatcaaccaaaacttaTCTCGCTTGACTCATCATTCATCTAAGTGTCATTTTTtaactgtatctgtccctgcatggtacaaaaacttttattcgtcttacttttttccccgcacttcaaccctttggaactctctcccatctttatgttttcctgactcatacaaccttcaactttttgaGTCTTTTTTCAACTATTTCCTAGCTCTATAACTCTTAtcttttttctagtaactcctaacttaatagtggttgcttgcagccttgttgggagtaaatcagaatttaaaaaaatgtttttaaaaagttgattaaattattaaaaaacaagcacTGTTTACAGCCGATTATAATGATTGATTTATTAATGATTTACAATTGTGCTGTTTTGCATCCTCAAAGATCAACAGAGaactctaattttttaaatctatattgcAAACTTGACAAGTGaggttttgaaattaaaaaaaaattttcaattggtCAAATGAGTAGCAAatgcaataaaatgttataaaatgcaaaataatgcACACTGGAAACAAAAACTTTGGTTatgaataaaaagtaaatgaatCAAATAGAACCAAATGAAGCTGAAGAGGGTCTTGGGGTTGTAATATTACATGATTTGAAACAATTCAACCAGTGCGTGAGAGTTATGTCAGCACTAACAAAGTTCGTATAATAAACTATGAATGCCTACAAACACTCTGATGTTATGATAAAACTAATCATTAGTTTGTACAGACATTAAATTAGACATCTGTTTGCtcatcttttgaaaaatacaaCATTGGTTCAGTAAAATTATGGCAGAAGTATAACCCCTACCACATACAgacagaaaaataaaactaggAGTATAAACACTATAAACTAGGACTATGACCTAAATCAGACATCATTTCTTCTCGAAACACATAGTCATACTAGAACATACAAAAACATACTTGATAAAGATTCTTATTTACTTTCCTAAATTGTTTCATGGTGTCCATTTTGcttgaaaaaatagaaaaggctgtttttgaaaaacatggTTTAAGCGTAATTTAAGCTCAAAacatgctttttaaaaacatattttgagcATTAATTGTgttcaaaacatgtttttgaaaaacagtaCTGCTGAACCAATCCAGCTATGCTATCATAGATggattgccttttttttttcacaaattacgaaagaaaataaaaatatttttcaaaaaaatccaaATCATACATGCTTTATCAATTCAGAACAAAACACAAGTTTATAGTTTatctactttatatttataatgaaatactaaataattaattttgtatacttttattatatatatatatatatatatatatatatatatatatatatatatatatatatatatatatatatatatatatatatatatatatatatatatatatatctatatatatatatatatatatacatatatatatatatatatatatatatatatatatatatatatatatatatatatatatatatatatatatatatatatatatatatatatatatatatatatatatatatatatatatatatatatatatatatatatatatattacttatttatactagtaaattctaaatttatttttagaaccatttatacatacatacataatacataaaataaaatattttactttatatttcataaattatatacTCTCTAACATGAAAAACTAAGACTttcttaacttaaataaaaatatttaaatatgctaaccaaaataaatatttccactcaaaaatgttttaatattaattaatttcattatctGAAATTTCTGGAAATGTTATCAGTTTGGCAAACCTTTGCAATACATCTTTTACATATTCAACAGAAGTACATGTTTCTATTATAAAAGAATCATTTGCAcacaaatcttttaaatctaattcTTCAGCAACGTACTCTTTTGAAAGATTTTctacttttgaaattaaaactaataaaggcTTGCTATGCAACTCTTTGTATTTCAATACTGAATGTAAAACTGATTTTGAACCATTCAGGTCACTTGAACTGCCATCAACTACCCAAATTATTCCATCTGTGTCGTCCATATAATGACTCCAatacttttgaactttttcagaACCACCCAATTCTTTCATGTGCAttgtgtaatttttaaaagatacatcTTTTATAGAAAAACCATTAGTTGGTGTTAAATCTTTTGTAGATTCTCCGCATAAACTTGCCAAAAGATAACTTTTACCACAATTTTCTAATCCTAAGACAAGAACATTTAAATtcctttttaaatcttttttcttatgaATGCAGCAACAACAAAATTCATAGCAAAATATTCTAGAAGCAGCGAAGCAAAACTGgcagtttaaacaaaaacctgacatatttttttttcatagaataTTAAACTCTTATTctgtaaaaattttgaacttttcttAACAGctctgttaaagaaaaaatatatatatatacgcatatatatatacataaacatatatacatacaaagatatatatttaaatatatatatttatatatatataaacatatataagttcaaagatatttatatatatatatatatatatatatatatatatatatatatatgtgtgtgtgtgtgtgtgtgtgtgtttgtgtgtgtgtgtgtgtgtgtgtgtgtgtgtgtgtgtgtgtgtgtgtgtgtgtgtgtgtgtgtgtatatatatatatgtatatatatatatatatatatatatatatatacatatatatatatatatatatatatatatatatattcatacataaaacccttatatatatatattcatatatcaGCGACGACATAAGGTGTagattatgttaaaataaagcCTTCATCACATGCAAACCAAAATCAGcagtaataaatttataccACAGTTtagagcaaaataaaaaatcattaacacTATACTGAAACAGGAATAGGTAAAGATTTGTATACAGGGATGAAACAAATGGATGGAGCAGATAGGTAGAGTGCctacatacaaaatatatttagcatCTATGCGAGTGCTAATGTTTAtggtattttgttttaattctttactaAAACAAGAAAttctaagttttatttttaaaatttgactacAAAATagtttggattttttatttttaacaaagatttCGTCTATATTATCTTGCCACATTGTgatgttttatatatacttgacatatatttttataacttaaaatgaTAGCTTAATAGTTATCTACAAGAACCTTAGAAAGGTTAGTACTTTGATGATAGTAATCataacttaaaacataaaaacttataCTATAAGTAAAAATTGAGATAATCTAATTATACTATAAGTTATAGTATAACTAGATTATCTCCATTTCAGTATTAAACTGTtctgatattattaaacaattatcTGGTTTCGCCTTAATACTTCTTTTATtagattaattattattatcgaaaaatatattatcgaaaaatatattatctaaaaatattatttatttaaaacaattaaacaaaaataaaaaaaaataaaaagatatacaataaaaaagatcCCGCcgatttttattcaatttatctATTCCAAacgttataattttaaaaaaatcaagagaTTTAATCAATATATAAGTGAAGCtacataattcattttttattttcaattcacgtattatttttattagagggatttgaaaatgtttaaaaatatatatttatataccatGGTTGTTGTCTTATTTTGGTATGTTTTTCACATTGTGAAATAAGCAAGTTGTATTTCTGCTCTGCCATCCTGAACGGAACGATGACAATCgaaaagtttaaactaattttgcaaacaatttacttttcttattaatatattaaatgtaaaaacatcaaatatgaGATTGTGCTAATAAAAGCATCAAATATTTGATcgttataaattgaaaaaccaaacaaaacaaaaatctcTTTTACTCTAGAAGAACAAAgctaaattataaaagaacaaaactaagttcataaaaaaacttatataaatctttatcgATACAGCTAACTCTGCTTTTGTCTAATTGAATAAACTCCTAGGTATATTGCTACAGTTAACTCAAAAATGTATAAGATTTCATGAAATATATGGACTGAAAATCTAGAATAATGTTTTCAATGAATGGTAAATAAGCATTGACTcttaagcaaatttaaaaatgattgtattaaatgttgttaattGATTTGCTTTTCTAAAATTCGTCGAGCCTCGGTTCGACGAATTACAGAAAAGCAAATCAATTAACAGATTAAAGCAATTCAATTAACAATTAAAGTGcatgttatgttttaaaataatttttgcatatTAATTACAGAGCCGTGGCtaagggccgacgacacgggtttcgaagtgatgggggggggggagtggcacaatcgtcaatttctaaaaaaagttctacttatctagaattttctaaataaaaaggtctttctaaaaaaaaaagtgggaaAAGGGGGCACGTGCCCCCTGGCTTCCCCCCCTCCTCTCTGGTGTTGTTACCATGTGGCTTGGCTATCCTACACGCCaggaaaaaaaacatgtttttttaaaacatgttttgagCATTAATTGTgttcaaaacatgtttttgaaaaacagtaCTGCTGAACCAATCCAGCTATGCTATCATAGATGGATTGCCTTTTTTTTCACACATTAcggaagaaaataaaaatatttttcaaaaaaatccaaATCATACATGCTTTATCAATTCAGAACAAAACACAAGTTTATAGTTTatctactttatatttataatgaaatactaaataattatttttgtatatttttattatatatttgaaaaaaaactttaaggagtttttttgtttttttattagtaacgCCTAgtggaaaaatttttaagatattggGACTCTTATGACAGGTTTTTTTTAGGGGGAGGGGGGCTCAAACTCACAAGCACGTCACCGATTCCTTATCTAATtgttttacttgttatttattaattttatttatgaacgTTACTTTGACTAGAACGAACTTTGACTAGCCAACGTCCTAAAAACGCGCGTATTTAGCATATTGATTAAATACGAACGTTTTTATTGTTCTGGAAAATACACGAATTTTgcgttttaataaaaagaatgttttgttgcatttttttaccgcaattaaaaaaaaaatttaattttttattttcagtccTTTTGTATgtctaaaattaaatgaatttaaaatttatttaaactactttgtttaaatataattcaggtaatttaaataaaatttaattataatttagtttagGTATAAATTTTGCCTCATAGTTGAAGTATCATTTTTTTGGTCCTAAATGAGGTTGATGCTCTACGAAGATAAAACGTTAACtaaagaaaacaacattttcaaaGAAGTTTTAAGTTAGATGTTAAATTTCTGACGAGTcgtataaatgaaaatatttatgtgaTCCATATactttttgcttaattttaaattcagtaGTAGTTACGAGTTTAGTAATATATACTAGTTTTGCcctacttaattttaaaaaaatttcttaagttTGTTTGCTAAAGaggattttataataaaacataaaaagccCCACCCAAttgcaaaaagtaaaaatgtagCTAGTCTAGGTTTTGTTACTTTGGTTGTCGTAGCTTATTATCAGAATTGCTTTTGCGttgttttttcgtttttttatatcattaaattttaggaaacttataaaaaacagtgttaacTATGCCCTATATGCTCGCCTCTACTCTTAGATAATTGAGAAGTTATATTGTTATAGTAATGGTGCATGATTTTAATTGTGTATTAAGTTAAGGTTAATTAAGGTTTTCCCATTTCAATATGGATACCTCCCTTAGTTTTGATCTCATACTCATAAGAAGCACTGTCAATAATGGAAAATAAATCAagatttgttgattttttgcaTTTGATGATGCATATGATGTAGCATAATGCTTGTAAATATGGGAGGTTTTTTCAGAACTTAAATGTTCTGAAATCCTTGTGCCACAAcgtaatcaatattttttacgaTATCTATATTGAAAACTTACCCAGTTGCTGTTGATTTTGAAGCCCCTGAGTTTTAATAAGTCCTAGTTTGTAATTATTAGTGAAGTTAAAGTTAGTCAGTAACctgtgtaagtttttttataaaacattgaaGTATTAGAGCTATTATTTACAGCGTGCgttgagtaaaatttaaataataagtatttggtaaaaacttgattttaaattataatttaatttttcatcaaaaaaagctattttttatatttataaaaagcatatattagcaaactattttataatgttttacaaatttattaaataagatttagtaacattaaaatttatttttatgtttttacgaaacataaaaataaattttacacaaGTAAACACTATTTACATgtcataagtaaaaaaatgtctcataaaaacataaaaataaattttacacaaGTAAACACTATTTACAtgtcattagtaaaaaaatgtctcataaaaacataaaaataaattttacacaaGTAAACACTATTTACATgtcataagtaaaaaaatgtctcataaaaacataaaaataaattttcctaACAAGTAAAATTTAGAGGGTTTAagttaataactaaataaaagctttttaaattgtatattaataaacgataaaattaaaaatatacgaTTTCTTCGAATCTAAGGTAATTCAAAAGAAAAGtcgaattattttgaaattattttatttcaacgaAACtgcacaatataaataatgtgaGTTACCGAAATTAATTTCAGAAAATAGACGCTTGattaatttatcatttctaAAATTGTATGTATTCCTatcatttaatgtatttaagaTATAAGAAAGTACTAGAAATGAAAAAGTGTTACATTCGtacgaaaaacaaaaaataaaacttaaaaagacgTTGAGCGGATACACAGAATTTTATGATCAAATTAGAAAGGCTTGATGAGTAAATTgctttctaaaattaataagacgGATAACATTTTTCAGCCGATGATAAAGAGGCTTCAGGCAAGGGCgcccgcaggattttttgatgtttaagatAGTACAATTTCACAGATTGTGCAAACtctaaacttaagtatgttcatgCCTATACCAAATGAGGAGGCCTTAAAAAAAATCGGGATGGCGGAGGCCTGGGAACAAATGCCCTAAAGAGTTCAAACCCCCCTCTCCCTGTTCAAACGTGAGGGCATTGATGTAGTCAAATTGCCAACTTTACTatcttaaactaatttaaattaacaacaaattataaatttcgtagaaaaatattgtaattagtAAAAGTTATGAACATGCAAATTTTACGGAATTCtgcccaaaaaaaaaataagtaaggagattttaaattttacatgattataacttttgtaaattacaatattttttaataaaacttaaaatatgtcaataaatttaaatttagtttaagataGTAAAGTTGGCAATTTTACTACATCAGTGCCTTCACGTTTGGGCTGGGAGAAGCAAACGTTTTAGGGCTCTTTTGTTACCCAGACCTCCACCATCCTAACTTTTTTGCATGGTCTTCTCATTTGGaataggtataaacatacttaaattTGGAGTTTACACTATGCGTGAAATTTTCCTATTTGagacatcaaaaaatcctgcgggtGCTATGCCTATGAAGGTTTCATTTCTTAAGAATatcctaaaaaatattagggGTCAGGGTAACAACATCAGTTTTTGc
Encoded here:
- the LOC136088472 gene encoding ADP-ribosylation factor-like protein 15, which gives rise to MSGFCLNCQFCFAASRIFCYEFCCCCIHKKKDLKRNLNVLVLGLENCGKSYLLASLCGESTKDLTPTNGFSIKDVSFKNYTMHMKELGGSEKVQKYWSHYMDDTDGIIWVVDGSSSDLNGSKSVLHSVLKYKELHSKPLLVLISKVENLSKEYVAEELDLKDLCANDSFIIETCTSVEYVKDVLQRFAKLITFPEISDNEIN